Within the Methanofastidiosum sp. genome, the region CTAGCCTTGTTGATCTCTATGCCTTCCCAGTACCTGCCGTCAAACTCCCTTGATTTCTTAAGGCCAAGCTGGGAAAGTCTCCTCCCGAATGACTGCTGGGATATGGTTTCAGCCCTCATGCAGTAGCAGTAGGTCCTGTATGCGCCGTAAAGCTCTCCTGCTGGTGTTTTGGCAATAACACCTACGTTGCACACGTCATCTAAGAAGTCCTTCAATGGATCCATTTCGTCCTTGTATTCGGTGTTTGCGAGGACGACTATCTCTGGAGGATTCAGGCCTTCCGAGAGCCACTTCATGCAGCCAGCGATGGCCCAGTTCAATATCCCAGGGAGCTCCTCGTCAAGCTTTGACTCCAAGGTCTTGTCCCTTTTCTCGTTAGGCACGCGGTAGTTAAATGGGATGGTCATCAATCTTCGCCATATGGCAAAGTCGCTTCCCCGAATCGTAGGCTTGTTGTTTGAGATCATCCAAAGCTTAAACTTAGGGGCAAAGTCAAATATCTCCCCATATAGAAATCTGGCAGTAAGGCCTTCATGGCCAGTCACCCTCTTTATGAAGTCTTCATCTAGGAATTTGCCTTCTGCGATCTCTGATGATCTTACAAATCTGGCTCCTTTGAGCCTTGCAACGTCATTTTTAGGGCCTCCATCAAACTTCTTGTCCATGAAGGTGGAAGGGTCGGCATCCTTGGCATACTCGCCCAGCATCGTCATGATAATGTTTAGAAAAGTGGTCTTACCGTTCTGGCCTAATCCATGAAGAAAGAATAGGACCTGCTCACGATCATCGGATGTCAAGCTGTAGCCTATGGCCTTCTGGATGTAATCGATAAGCTCCTCGTTTCCCTCAAAGATCTCATGAAGGAAATTCTCCCACATAGGGCATTTTGCATCCGGATCATATTTGACATTGGCAAGCTTTGTGATGAGCTTCTCTTTCAGGTGGTCTTCAGAGAACTCCCCAGTCCTTAGATCTATTATGCCGTTCTCAACATTCAGAAACCACACATCCTGGTCAAGATCATCAGGCGATATAGGCAGCTCATTTGTTGCAAGCTTTACTATAGATTCAATGCGATAGGAGCTTTCTGATAAGAACGCCCACTTTGATATCTCTCCTTTCTTGGAATAATCCTGCTCTATGGCAGCCTCTGCATTAATGCTCCTTACAGTGTCCTTGGCAAGCCTGTATATGGCACCGCTATCATCCTTTAGCCACCTTCTTCCATCCCAGACGATCCACTTCTTCCAGAGGTGGCAGTACCTTATGACGTCCCCATAGTGGTAGATCAATCTTTCAGAATTGCCAAGGTCAGTCATGGCAAAAGTGTTCTTCGGGAAGTCTGTCGTTATCCTGTTCACTTCCCCCTGGCCGAGAGGCTCCTCGCACTGTGTTTGATTGATCCTTGATATTGTGTCCCTAACAGCCTGTTGCGAAAGGCCCCTGTTTCTCAATATGCCGGATATCCTTGTAAGCTCAGAATTCCTTTTCCCCAAGGGGATTGTAGCTTCTTTGACCTTATCTTTACCCTCCTTATCAGAAAGTATCTCGGATAGCCAGGTAGGCGTGTCCTCTAAATCATTACCAAAGATTGACTTCTCCCACTCGTAGACCTTGCCGGAAGGATGAATGCTTGGAGGTGCTACAATAATCCCTCCCTCGCATCTTACATCAACGCCTGGAAGAATGCCAGCACATGTGCGAAAGATCCTATTGGCCCTAAAGTAATAGTGTTTGCCACGGCTAGATCTTGCAACTGGCGTGTTTATCGGCACATCTTTAGAAGCAATCTTTAGTGATTGGCGCCCCTCTTCCCCGTCAATATCCAACACCAAGAGCCTGCTGATTGAACCTGTGACAATGCCAATATTAGCATTAGGCCACTGGCTCCACCACCCGTCTATATCCCTTATATCTACCTTCTCAATTTGGTACCTTCTCCAGGGGATAATTGATATCTTGTCCTTTTCCCTAAGGGGGATTATATTTAGGCCTAGATAAAAATACTTTATGGCCTGGTCAAAAAGGGGATTGATCCATACGCGCTCAGGTACATCATCGTATGCCCTCGCAAAACCGTTCTTTAGCAGTATGTCAAAGGCATTGGCAGCAGATTTTGGGACGTTAACTATCTGGCCTTCGCTGTAAGGCCCATATGATCTTCCATCGTCCCCGATAAACTCCTCAATATCAGAAAGTATTTCTATAAGAAAATCAGAATCAGGCTCTTTTTTAGGATCTTCATCAGTCATTTTAACACCGGCAAGTATCAATAAGCTTGCTATGGTGACTATATTGTTTTAGAGGGAAGGATGGAGAATTGGAAAACAACTAAAATAATAAAAAAGAAATTATTGTAATTTTAAGGCCAAGGCCAAACTAATAATTACTGCAAACGGGATTTTTTTGAATGTAAATTATACTTGCTGAACGAGGGCTAATTTTTAAGGCCAAATTAGAGGGTGATATTTTTTAGTGTCAAAATATTTTAAAAGATAGAAAAGAATTAAAAATGGATACGGTTAAGGTTTAGCATATGCCTAAAAAAGATTATGATAATTGGTCTAAAATAGAATTAATCAAAGAAATCAAAAAATTAGAAAAAAGAAAGAAGTACGGTATTGTTTGGGAAGATAAACCTGAACAAGTGGCTGAATTGTGTAAGGAAAAACTTCCTGTCTTGAAAGAAGAAAAAACAAAAGAAATAATATCTGATGATAATGGATTTGATATAATAGTAGAAGGAGACAATTATCATGCTCTTTCAGTTTTAAATTATACCCATAGAGGAATGATTGATGTTATATATATTGATCCCCCTTTCAACACAGGAGCTAAAAATTGGAAATACAATAACGATTATGTAGACAAAGAAGACGCCTTTAGACACAGTAAATGGTTATCTTTTATGGAAAAAAGATTAAAGCTTGCTAAACCATTATTAAAAAGAAATGGAGTTTTGATATGTGCAATTGATGAAAACGAATTATGGCATTTAGGCCCTCTTTTAGAAGAAATTTTTGTTGGGTTTGAAATTCATATAGTTACTATTGTTCATAATCCTCGAGGAGTTCAAGGAAAAAATTTTTCTTATACTAATGAGTTTGCTTATTTTGTTTTACCAAAAGGACAAAAAATAATTGGCTCTAGGAAATTAAACGAAGAGGAAATTTATTATAGTAATTTAAGAACGTGGGGTGGTGAATCAACTCGATCAACTGCTCGTAATTGTTTTTATCCGATTATAATTGAAGATGACAAAATAGTTGGATTTGGGGAAGTGCCTGATGAGGATTTTCATCCAAATAGTCAAACTGAAGAAAGAAATGGGCAATATTATGTCTGGCCTATAGATATAAAAGGAATTGAAAGGAAATGGCGATACGCTAGACAGAGCATTGAATCTATTTCAAATTTATTGTCTATTAAGAATAACAAAGGAAGAATTGAGATTATAATTGGCAAAGATTTTGGAACAATAAAAACTGTTTGGCAAGATCCTAAATATGATGCTTCAGAATATGGCACTAAATTAGTACATGCTCTTGTTCCAGGGAATC harbors:
- a CDS encoding site-specific DNA-methyltransferase, giving the protein MPKKDYDNWSKIELIKEIKKLEKRKKYGIVWEDKPEQVAELCKEKLPVLKEEKTKEIISDDNGFDIIVEGDNYHALSVLNYTHRGMIDVIYIDPPFNTGAKNWKYNNDYVDKEDAFRHSKWLSFMEKRLKLAKPLLKRNGVLICAIDENELWHLGPLLEEIFVGFEIHIVTIVHNPRGVQGKNFSYTNEFAYFVLPKGQKIIGSRKLNEEEIYYSNLRTWGGESTRSTARNCFYPIIIEDDKIVGFGEVPDEDFHPNSQTEERNGQYYVWPIDIKGIERKWRYARQSIESISNLLSIKNNKGRIEIIIGKDFGTIKTVWQDPKYDASEYGTKLVHALVPGNHFDFPKSVYNVYDCLFPIISERKESIILDFFAGSGTTGHAVMMINKAKEGCRKFILCTNNENGIAEDICYPRIKSVIDGNLDYMDITGIKSNIKYFKTDFVDSDPTDENKKKLVDKSTEILCLKEDCFNNIKSDTYYKIFKNSRDKYLGIVFDDEGIEPIKNEIINISKMFVLYVFSLDNSAREEEFQDISNIVEIKPIPIGILNAYKRIFR
- a CDS encoding bifunctional DNA primase/polymerase; translated protein: MTDEDPKKEPDSDFLIEILSDIEEFIGDDGRSYGPYSEGQIVNVPKSAANAFDILLKNGFARAYDDVPERVWINPLFDQAIKYFYLGLNIIPLREKDKISIIPWRRYQIEKVDIRDIDGWWSQWPNANIGIVTGSISRLLVLDIDGEEGRQSLKIASKDVPINTPVARSSRGKHYYFRANRIFRTCAGILPGVDVRCEGGIIVAPPSIHPSGKVYEWEKSIFGNDLEDTPTWLSEILSDKEGKDKVKEATIPLGKRNSELTRISGILRNRGLSQQAVRDTISRINQTQCEEPLGQGEVNRITTDFPKNTFAMTDLGNSERLIYHYGDVIRYCHLWKKWIVWDGRRWLKDDSGAIYRLAKDTVRSINAEAAIEQDYSKKGEISKWAFLSESSYRIESIVKLATNELPISPDDLDQDVWFLNVENGIIDLRTGEFSEDHLKEKLITKLANVKYDPDAKCPMWENFLHEIFEGNEELIDYIQKAIGYSLTSDDREQVLFFLHGLGQNGKTTFLNIIMTMLGEYAKDADPSTFMDKKFDGGPKNDVARLKGARFVRSSEIAEGKFLDEDFIKRVTGHEGLTARFLYGEIFDFAPKFKLWMISNNKPTIRGSDFAIWRRLMTIPFNYRVPNEKRDKTLESKLDEELPGILNWAIAGCMKWLSEGLNPPEIVVLANTEYKDEMDPLKDFLDDVCNVGVIAKTPAGELYGAYRTYCYCMRAETISQQSFGRRLSQLGLKKSREFDGRYWEGIEINKA